Proteins co-encoded in one Rudaeicoccus suwonensis genomic window:
- a CDS encoding NADH-quinone oxidoreductase subunit A, whose amino-acid sequence MTGYLVLAGVGVVGALLFAASMTARRLLAPRAPSPAKLTTYESGVDPVTGGWAQSHIRYVAYAFLYVVFAVDAVYLFPWALVLRNHRLGVVSLVEMGIFIAVVLVGLLHAARRGLLTWSDHKEPQ is encoded by the coding sequence TTGACCGGCTATCTCGTGCTGGCAGGTGTGGGCGTCGTCGGCGCCCTGCTTTTCGCTGCCTCGATGACCGCGCGACGCCTGTTGGCGCCCCGCGCACCGAGCCCGGCGAAGCTGACGACCTACGAGTCGGGCGTCGATCCGGTCACCGGTGGCTGGGCCCAGAGTCACATCCGCTACGTCGCCTACGCCTTTCTGTATGTCGTCTTCGCCGTCGATGCGGTCTACCTCTTCCCCTGGGCGCTGGTGCTGCGCAATCACCGCCTCGGCGTCGTCAGCCTGGTCGAGATGGGCATCTTCATCGCGGTCGTGCTCGTCGGCCTGCTGCACGCCGCACGTCGTGGCCTGCTGACCTGGTCGGACCACAAGGAGCCGCAGTGA
- a CDS encoding NADH-quinone oxidoreductase subunit N encodes MTISYDWWLLAPVLVPAVGAVLLLVLDAIAPRLGRAHWWLATVLLLAAAATVVMRMPHGDATRQTLCVRGGSCFYALDHVGAGLQLAALVGAAVIALLAGPIRVPAERAAVQAVLLLASAAGAAGVAGARDLGSWLVLLELATIPSIALVALRGRRSATDGSLALLTTALVSFAITVMGAALWFAATGSAMIDSAAVQTAISDPDNRRVLILAIMFIVAGLAFKLSLVPFHTWTPEAFGGASVPIGGFLAVTSKVAALSALLVIFRTVPLIGSSSMVTVAVLAGLSMTVGNVMALRERQTLRFLAWSTVSQAGWVVLPLASTAGSAIRASAGYLLVYVLATIVVFAVVTALAHADGRDEATALASYGGLFRRRPLLALTLSLALLALMGLPPALVGLVAKVLAFEPVVGSSMWPLAIVAAVNAMLGVAVYLRWLRILFGARREPVHAGQVHPVHQVVLLLGLVALAVTSVAPGLLLGLVGH; translated from the coding sequence ATGACGATCAGTTACGACTGGTGGCTGCTGGCGCCGGTGCTCGTTCCGGCGGTCGGAGCCGTGCTGCTGCTCGTGCTCGACGCGATCGCGCCACGCCTGGGCCGGGCCCACTGGTGGCTCGCGACCGTCCTGCTGCTTGCCGCGGCCGCGACCGTCGTCATGCGTATGCCGCACGGCGACGCCACTCGCCAGACGCTGTGCGTGCGTGGCGGCTCATGCTTCTACGCGCTGGACCACGTCGGTGCCGGATTGCAACTGGCTGCACTGGTCGGAGCCGCCGTGATCGCGCTGCTCGCCGGGCCGATCCGGGTTCCGGCTGAACGAGCGGCCGTGCAGGCAGTGCTCCTGCTGGCGTCGGCGGCGGGCGCCGCCGGCGTCGCCGGCGCGCGTGACCTGGGCTCATGGCTGGTGCTGCTGGAGCTTGCGACGATCCCCTCGATCGCCTTGGTGGCGCTGCGGGGTCGGCGATCGGCGACCGACGGATCGCTCGCGCTGCTGACGACCGCGCTGGTGAGCTTCGCCATCACCGTCATGGGTGCAGCGCTGTGGTTCGCCGCCACCGGCTCGGCGATGATCGACAGCGCTGCCGTGCAGACCGCGATCTCCGACCCGGACAACCGGCGCGTGCTGATCCTGGCGATCATGTTCATCGTCGCGGGGCTGGCCTTCAAGCTCTCGCTGGTTCCCTTCCACACCTGGACCCCCGAGGCCTTCGGCGGCGCATCGGTGCCGATCGGCGGATTCCTGGCGGTCACGTCCAAGGTGGCCGCGCTCTCGGCATTGCTCGTCATCTTCCGGACGGTCCCGCTGATCGGATCATCGTCGATGGTGACCGTCGCCGTGCTGGCGGGCCTGTCGATGACCGTCGGCAACGTCATGGCTTTGCGTGAGCGGCAGACCCTGCGCTTCCTGGCCTGGTCGACGGTGTCGCAGGCCGGCTGGGTCGTGCTGCCGCTCGCATCGACCGCTGGTTCGGCGATCCGGGCATCCGCTGGCTACCTGCTGGTCTACGTGCTCGCGACGATCGTGGTCTTCGCGGTCGTCACGGCGCTGGCGCATGCCGACGGCCGCGACGAGGCGACGGCGCTTGCGTCATACGGCGGGTTGTTCCGTCGCCGGCCGCTGCTGGCGCTCACGCTGTCCTTGGCGCTGCTGGCGTTGATGGGGCTGCCACCCGCGCTCGTCGGCCTGGTCGCCAAGGTGCTGGCCTTCGAACCGGTCGTCGGCTCCTCGATGTGGCCCCTGGCGATCGTCGCCGCCGTCAACGCGATGCTCGGTGTGGCGGTCTATCTGCGTTGGCTGCGGATCCTGTTCGGTGCCCGCCGCGAACCGGTTCATGCCGGGCAGGTCCACCCGGTGCACCAGGTCGTGCTGCTGCTCGGTCTCGTCGCGCTGGCCGTCACGAGCGTCGCTCCCGGGCTGCTGCTGGGACTCGTCGGCCACTGA
- a CDS encoding complex I subunit 1/NuoH family protein codes for MTLSEIVVRAVCVLVAFLVLPLLVGQTEHKVMAHMQGRLGPMEAGGFHGWAQLVADGIKFSQKEDIVPLAADKRVFRLAPALGIVAYLLALAVIPFGPGFYGATVPASLVFLLAVTGFGTVGTLMAGWSSGNKYALLGGLRSAAQLVSYELPLILTCASFAIAAGSLSLTGILHAWSPWWLLWQLPGAVVLVVAATAELQRPPFDMPVADSELVMGPYTEYTGLRFALFLLAEYAGIVVMSLLLSVLYLGGWHGPFPGTVGWLWTLLKGFVIAVLIIWVRVAWPRLREDQLQRVAWLGLVPIALFQLALTAVVVVVMNR; via the coding sequence GTGACTCTCTCAGAGATCGTCGTGCGCGCCGTCTGCGTGTTGGTGGCCTTCCTGGTGCTGCCCTTGCTGGTCGGGCAGACCGAGCACAAGGTCATGGCTCACATGCAAGGCCGCCTCGGGCCGATGGAGGCCGGTGGCTTCCACGGCTGGGCGCAACTGGTCGCCGACGGCATCAAGTTCTCGCAGAAGGAGGACATCGTCCCGCTGGCGGCTGACAAGCGGGTCTTCCGCCTTGCGCCGGCCCTCGGAATCGTCGCTTACCTGCTGGCGCTGGCCGTCATACCGTTCGGTCCCGGGTTCTACGGCGCCACCGTGCCGGCGAGTCTCGTGTTCTTGCTGGCGGTGACCGGCTTCGGCACCGTCGGCACCCTGATGGCCGGGTGGTCCAGCGGCAACAAGTACGCCCTGCTCGGCGGTCTGCGCAGCGCGGCCCAATTGGTGTCGTACGAGTTGCCGTTGATCCTGACGTGCGCATCCTTCGCGATCGCCGCCGGTTCCCTGTCGCTGACCGGCATCCTGCACGCTTGGTCGCCGTGGTGGCTGCTGTGGCAGTTGCCCGGCGCGGTCGTGCTCGTGGTGGCGGCCACCGCCGAGTTGCAGCGGCCGCCGTTCGACATGCCGGTCGCCGACTCCGAGCTGGTGATGGGTCCCTATACCGAATACACCGGGCTCCGCTTCGCGCTGTTCCTGCTGGCGGAGTACGCCGGCATCGTCGTCATGTCGCTGCTGCTGTCGGTGCTCTATCTCGGCGGCTGGCACGGGCCGTTCCCCGGAACGGTCGGCTGGCTGTGGACCCTGCTCAAGGGTTTCGTCATCGCCGTGCTGATCATCTGGGTGCGCGTCGCCTGGCCGCGGCTGAGGGAGGACCAACTGCAACGGGTGGCCTGGCTCGGACTCGTGCCGATCGCGTTGTTCCAACTGGCATTGACCGCAGTCGTCGTGGTGGTGATGAACCGATGA
- a CDS encoding NADH-quinone oxidoreductase subunit L, giving the protein MRASTVLASSVFDQHTLALHLGIQPSHLAILLPAAVAALVVLVTRGSSRAAFVVAATGSFLGLLAAIALLAQQVKGGAVVDPRTIGALPVGTDLGIPLRLHVNDLAALVSVAVALVSWTVQLFARWYLFSDPRYRQFAATVGLFTAAMQLVVLSGDVLLTVVGWELMGWCSYLLIGHESERGKARRAAYKAFIVTRLADAPFLVGLVALAIGAHSTSISAIVTHWSTVAHDHHAALAAAMICIVCGVAGKSAQFPFQDWLPDAMEGPTPASALIHAATMVAAGTVVLASLLPLLERSDPARLVLTISAAISTVLAAVLAFCQHDLKKLLAWSTVSQVGLMLLGLAVMPVGGTASLGIEHLLAHAMFKALLFLTFGWLAVLAGGTAVERFSGALNRHRGPRTLVGIGLLSLAGVPPLMGFVSKDLIVDQAARQAVDGSLVGQIAFVALICVVALTAAYTTRVWLILTRRTGSQRVQTLRAIEDSYDVRDVGIVEMLVGSAPVDAHGRPVEIPEPEPEPEPVYDDEPDPSVPRPGAGARAGLQLLAIFAIVGGALVFTPLLDIDWRHSDGWLIAAALVLMAAVALLVRWMSIGTVYGDAAARLPLPLRSSASRGLDVDAVYQRAVARPVLALAHAVSGVESRLDRTVQSAPAVTTALARRGASWHTRKPETGLVAVALGLVIAALVGATLW; this is encoded by the coding sequence ATGCGCGCCTCCACCGTGCTCGCTTCTTCCGTGTTCGATCAGCACACACTCGCGCTGCACCTCGGCATCCAGCCCAGCCATCTTGCGATCCTGCTGCCCGCAGCGGTCGCCGCCCTGGTCGTGCTCGTCACCCGCGGCAGTTCACGTGCAGCCTTCGTCGTCGCCGCAACCGGCAGCTTCCTCGGGCTGCTCGCGGCGATCGCGCTGCTCGCACAACAGGTCAAAGGCGGCGCAGTCGTCGACCCTCGCACCATCGGCGCGCTGCCGGTCGGCACGGATCTCGGCATACCGCTGCGGCTACACGTGAACGACCTCGCGGCTCTGGTCTCGGTGGCCGTCGCGCTGGTGTCGTGGACTGTGCAACTGTTCGCACGCTGGTACCTGTTCAGCGACCCGCGCTATCGCCAGTTCGCAGCAACGGTGGGCCTGTTCACGGCCGCGATGCAACTGGTCGTGCTCTCGGGCGACGTCCTGCTGACCGTCGTCGGTTGGGAACTCATGGGCTGGTGCTCGTATCTGCTGATCGGTCACGAGTCCGAGCGGGGGAAGGCCAGACGTGCGGCATACAAGGCGTTCATCGTCACCCGGTTGGCCGATGCACCCTTCCTCGTCGGCCTGGTGGCACTGGCCATCGGAGCCCACAGCACCTCGATCAGCGCCATCGTCACGCACTGGAGCACGGTCGCCCACGATCACCACGCAGCGCTCGCCGCGGCGATGATCTGCATCGTGTGCGGAGTGGCCGGCAAATCCGCGCAGTTCCCGTTCCAGGACTGGCTGCCCGACGCGATGGAGGGCCCGACCCCGGCCTCGGCGCTCATCCACGCCGCCACCATGGTCGCCGCCGGCACCGTCGTCCTCGCCAGCCTGCTGCCGCTGCTCGAGCGCTCCGACCCCGCGCGACTGGTGCTGACGATCTCGGCCGCGATTTCCACCGTGCTCGCCGCCGTCCTCGCGTTCTGCCAGCACGATCTGAAGAAACTCCTCGCATGGTCCACCGTCTCGCAGGTCGGTCTGATGTTGCTGGGCCTGGCGGTCATGCCGGTCGGTGGCACGGCATCGCTCGGCATCGAGCACCTGCTGGCCCACGCAATGTTCAAGGCGTTGCTCTTCCTCACCTTCGGCTGGCTGGCCGTGCTCGCGGGCGGCACTGCAGTCGAACGCTTCTCGGGCGCGCTCAACCGGCATCGCGGCCCACGCACCCTGGTCGGCATCGGACTGCTGTCCCTCGCCGGAGTCCCGCCGCTGATGGGCTTCGTGTCCAAGGACCTCATCGTCGACCAGGCCGCCCGGCAGGCGGTCGACGGCAGCCTGGTGGGGCAGATCGCGTTCGTCGCACTGATCTGCGTGGTCGCGCTGACGGCGGCATACACCACGCGGGTCTGGCTGATCCTCACCCGCCGCACGGGCAGCCAGCGAGTGCAGACGCTGCGCGCGATCGAGGACTCCTACGACGTGCGCGACGTCGGCATCGTCGAGATGCTGGTCGGCTCCGCCCCGGTCGACGCCCACGGCCGTCCGGTCGAGATCCCCGAGCCGGAGCCCGAGCCGGAGCCTGTGTATGACGACGAACCCGACCCCTCCGTTCCCAGGCCCGGCGCCGGTGCCCGCGCCGGGCTGCAACTGCTGGCGATCTTCGCGATCGTCGGCGGTGCGCTGGTCTTCACTCCGCTGCTCGACATCGACTGGCGGCACTCCGACGGGTGGCTCATCGCGGCCGCTCTCGTGCTGATGGCCGCCGTCGCCCTGCTGGTCCGGTGGATGTCGATCGGCACCGTGTATGGCGATGCCGCCGCCCGGTTGCCGCTGCCGTTGCGCAGCAGCGCCTCCCGTGGCCTGGATGTCGATGCTGTCTACCAGCGTGCCGTCGCTCGCCCGGTGCTGGCGCTGGCCCACGCGGTCAGTGGTGTGGAGAGTCGACTCGACCGCACCGTGCAGTCGGCACCCGCCGTCACCACTGCGCTGGCCCGCCGCGGCGCGTCCTGGCACACCCGCAAGCCCGAGACCGGTCTGGTCGCGGTCGCTCTCGGGCTGGTCATCGCCGCGCTGGTCGGAGCGACGCTGTGGTGA
- a CDS encoding NADH-quinone oxidoreductase subunit B, with the protein MPRVGAAQVAAPKPMRLVLNWGRRYSLWVFNFGLACCAIEFIAASMARHDFIRLGVIPFAPGPRQADLMVVSGTVTDKMAPAVRRLYDQMPEPKYVISFGACSNSGGPYWDSYCVTKGVDQLIPVDVYVPGCPPRPEALLNGILVLQQQIAGEKLRGRALRDRLGPYAGRRVSAAEVSRPLVAPPEVAQ; encoded by the coding sequence ATGCCCCGTGTCGGCGCCGCGCAAGTGGCGGCGCCCAAGCCGATGCGCTTGGTGCTCAACTGGGGCCGGCGCTACTCGCTGTGGGTCTTCAACTTCGGACTCGCTTGCTGCGCCATCGAATTCATCGCGGCGTCGATGGCCCGCCACGACTTCATCCGACTCGGCGTGATCCCGTTCGCACCCGGTCCGCGCCAGGCCGACCTCATGGTGGTCTCCGGCACCGTCACCGACAAGATGGCGCCGGCCGTCCGCCGCCTCTACGACCAGATGCCCGAACCGAAATACGTCATCAGCTTCGGCGCCTGCAGCAACTCCGGCGGCCCTTACTGGGACTCCTACTGCGTGACCAAGGGCGTCGACCAACTGATCCCGGTCGACGTCTACGTGCCGGGGTGCCCGCCGCGCCCGGAGGCCCTGCTCAACGGGATCCTCGTGCTGCAGCAGCAGATCGCCGGCGAGAAGCTGCGCGGCCGTGCGCTGCGTGACCGCCTCGGTCCGTATGCCGGTCGTCGCGTCTCCGCGGCAGAGGTCTCCAGGCCGCTCGTCGCGCCACCGGAGGTAGCTCAGTGA
- the nuoK gene encoding NADH-quinone oxidoreductase subunit NuoK, which produces MIHPLLPFTLVGLLFGIGLYGVLARRNAVLLLIGVELMLAASGLLFVTVGSLTTDAMRSGQVLTIFVITIAAAEIAVALAVVLAVFRARGTIDLAQAGEDD; this is translated from the coding sequence GTGATCCACCCGCTGCTGCCGTTCACGCTCGTCGGTCTGTTGTTCGGCATCGGGCTGTATGGCGTGCTCGCGCGCCGCAACGCCGTGCTCCTGCTGATCGGCGTCGAGCTCATGCTGGCCGCCTCCGGACTGCTGTTCGTGACCGTCGGATCGCTGACCACCGATGCGATGCGCTCCGGTCAGGTGCTCACGATCTTCGTCATCACCATCGCGGCCGCCGAGATCGCGGTCGCGCTCGCGGTGGTGCTGGCGGTCTTCCGGGCCCGCGGCACCATCGATCTCGCCCAGGCGGGTGAGGACGACTGA
- a CDS encoding NuoI/complex I 23 kDa subunit family protein: MSTFLSGLAKGMATTARTMTQHAHTQQYPHVHPDLPNRSRGVIALLEENCTSCMLCARECPDWCIYIDSHKETVEPGPEGGRARQHNVLDRFAIDFSLCMYCGICIDVCPFDALFWSPEFEYSETDIRNLLHEKDKLGEWMPTVPPPEATAVIATDVTAVAASTAAPDSAPVDSPAVDADPGETP, from the coding sequence ATGAGCACATTCCTGTCCGGTCTGGCCAAGGGCATGGCGACGACCGCGCGCACGATGACGCAGCACGCGCACACCCAGCAGTACCCACACGTGCACCCTGACCTGCCCAACCGCAGCCGCGGCGTCATCGCCCTGCTGGAGGAGAACTGCACCTCCTGCATGCTCTGCGCGCGCGAGTGCCCCGACTGGTGCATCTACATCGACTCGCACAAGGAGACCGTCGAACCCGGCCCCGAGGGCGGCCGGGCGCGCCAGCACAACGTGCTCGACCGGTTCGCGATCGACTTCAGCCTGTGCATGTACTGCGGCATCTGCATCGACGTCTGCCCGTTCGACGCGCTGTTCTGGAGCCCGGAGTTCGAATACTCCGAGACCGACATCCGCAACCTGCTGCACGAGAAGGACAAGCTCGGCGAGTGGATGCCGACGGTGCCACCGCCGGAGGCCACGGCCGTCATCGCCACTGATGTCACAGCCGTCGCCGCTTCGACCGCTGCCCCTGACTCCGCGCCGGTCGACTCCCCAGCCGTCGATGCCGATCCGGGTGAGACACCGTGA
- a CDS encoding NADH-quinone oxidoreductase subunit C, with protein MTDEASAAAYQIPWKTCEFGDWSATLEQQREDGFTFFDFITAVDETDAEPAGFDVVAHLYDVTPGHLREIFVRTRVPDGQAIASVTSLWPGAAWHERETHEMFGIAFEGFTDASGSGLRPLLLPDGFDGTPLRKSFVLVARASKPWPGAKEPGGDSKDGKPARAPRRRMQPPGVPDESWGPR; from the coding sequence GTGACCGATGAGGCGAGTGCTGCGGCATACCAAATCCCTTGGAAGACATGTGAATTCGGTGACTGGTCCGCCACTCTCGAGCAGCAACGCGAGGACGGTTTCACCTTTTTCGACTTCATCACTGCGGTCGACGAGACCGACGCCGAGCCCGCCGGATTCGACGTCGTCGCCCACCTGTATGACGTGACGCCCGGCCACCTGCGCGAGATTTTCGTGCGCACCCGCGTGCCGGACGGTCAGGCGATTGCGAGCGTGACCAGCCTCTGGCCGGGCGCCGCATGGCACGAGCGCGAGACCCACGAGATGTTCGGCATCGCCTTCGAGGGATTCACCGACGCCAGCGGGTCCGGGCTGCGCCCGCTGCTGCTGCCGGACGGTTTCGACGGCACGCCCCTGCGCAAGTCGTTCGTCCTCGTGGCTCGCGCGAGCAAGCCATGGCCCGGCGCCAAGGAGCCCGGTGGAGACAGCAAGGACGGCAAACCGGCACGCGCGCCGCGTCGTCGCATGCAGCCTCCGGGCGTCCCCGACGAGAGTTGGGGGCCGCGATGA
- a CDS encoding complex I subunit 4 family protein, translating into MVIALLAAPLVPIVLGLALIVLDRSPRVIGARTAFVAAIVATLVALGCSIAVARQRPTLDQAWVPQIGMRLHLGVDGISVPLLLLTAAVGVLVVLHARHEQPGGGTPGTYFGCLLLVIGGGIASFVVQDAISFFLAFEVVLIPMWVLVNRFGDPRDADERSRAATTFVLYTVLGSTLMLVGILALVTSAGTSDLTQLAHHHLSAGRQTIIAVILLVGLGIKVPLWPLHSWLPRAHTVAPTAASMLLAAVLLKMGTYGVVRLVIAPLPEGVQRLAPYVGTLAVIGIVWGGLVCLVERSLKRLIAWSSVAHMGFVMLALMSGTVIGVQAALFANIAHGIASALLFAVVGGLKKRWGGDDLDTARRALRDASPRLSLALVIGLAASLGLPGLAGFWGEALTILGAWNPGGDRSTLWFRVLAAVAVLGAVLGAAYCLRVLRIVWMGDTERTAPAEPEVATDARGVEIVVLGTLALATIVLGVLPTMLLHTTSGAVTHLVSAVLR; encoded by the coding sequence GTGGTGATCGCGCTCCTTGCGGCACCGCTGGTGCCGATCGTCCTGGGGCTCGCCCTCATCGTGCTCGACCGGTCACCTCGCGTCATCGGCGCCCGGACGGCCTTCGTCGCAGCGATCGTCGCCACTCTCGTCGCCCTCGGCTGCTCGATCGCCGTCGCACGGCAACGGCCGACCCTCGACCAGGCATGGGTGCCGCAGATCGGGATGCGTCTGCACCTAGGTGTCGACGGCATCAGCGTGCCGTTGCTGCTGCTGACCGCCGCCGTCGGTGTGCTGGTCGTGTTGCATGCCCGGCACGAGCAGCCCGGCGGCGGCACTCCCGGCACCTACTTCGGCTGCCTGCTGCTGGTCATCGGCGGCGGCATCGCCAGCTTCGTGGTGCAGGACGCCATCAGCTTCTTCCTGGCATTCGAGGTCGTGCTGATCCCGATGTGGGTGCTCGTCAACCGCTTCGGCGACCCGCGCGACGCCGACGAAAGATCACGCGCCGCAACGACATTCGTGCTCTACACGGTCCTCGGGTCGACGCTCATGCTGGTCGGCATCCTGGCTCTGGTGACCTCGGCCGGCACCTCCGACCTGACCCAGCTGGCGCACCACCACCTGTCCGCCGGCCGGCAGACCATCATCGCGGTGATCCTGCTCGTCGGTCTGGGTATCAAGGTGCCGCTGTGGCCGTTGCACTCCTGGCTGCCGCGCGCGCATACGGTCGCGCCCACCGCGGCGTCAATGCTGCTCGCCGCGGTGCTGCTCAAGATGGGAACGTATGGCGTGGTGCGCCTCGTGATCGCGCCGTTGCCCGAAGGCGTGCAGCGGCTTGCGCCATACGTCGGCACGCTCGCCGTGATCGGCATCGTCTGGGGCGGTCTGGTCTGCCTTGTGGAGCGCAGTCTCAAGCGCCTGATCGCATGGTCGTCCGTCGCCCACATGGGTTTCGTGATGCTCGCCCTGATGAGTGGAACGGTGATCGGTGTACAGGCGGCGTTGTTCGCCAACATCGCCCACGGCATCGCTTCGGCGCTGCTGTTCGCGGTGGTCGGCGGGCTCAAGAAGCGTTGGGGCGGCGACGATCTCGACACCGCTCGACGTGCCTTGCGCGACGCGTCACCGCGGTTGTCGCTGGCCCTGGTCATCGGCCTGGCGGCCTCGTTGGGACTACCCGGACTGGCCGGATTCTGGGGTGAGGCGCTGACCATCCTGGGCGCGTGGAACCCCGGCGGTGACCGTTCCACGCTGTGGTTCCGCGTGCTGGCCGCGGTTGCGGTGCTGGGCGCAGTGCTGGGCGCGGCGTACTGCCTGCGTGTGCTGCGCATCGTCTGGATGGGTGACACCGAACGCACCGCGCCCGCCGAACCCGAGGTCGCCACCGACGCGCGCGGCGTCGAGATCGTCGTGCTCGGCACGCTCGCGCTCGCGACCATCGTGCTGGGAGTCCTGCCCACCATGCTGCTGCACACCACGTCCGGGGCAGTCACCCATCTGGTCTCGGCGGTGCTGCGATGA
- a CDS encoding NADH-quinone oxidoreductase subunit J family protein: MTTYDVLFTIAGVISAGSGILAVGTKHLVHAALWLVVSLTALCGCYLVLGAELVALVQLLVYVGAVVVLVLFALMLTRAPIGRSHDHDTSLLQRAAALVVGAATAALLAAVLVAAFGTQTVAIHGGTSQQLATQLFGTWVWPFELLSALLLVALVAALALSRLRIRTRADVEAGQS; this comes from the coding sequence GTGACGACATACGACGTGTTGTTCACCATCGCCGGGGTCATCAGCGCCGGCTCCGGGATCCTCGCCGTCGGCACCAAACACCTCGTGCACGCCGCGCTGTGGCTCGTCGTCAGCCTGACCGCGTTGTGCGGCTGCTACCTCGTGCTCGGCGCCGAACTCGTCGCCCTCGTGCAACTCCTGGTGTATGTCGGTGCCGTCGTCGTCCTCGTGCTCTTCGCGTTGATGCTCACCCGGGCCCCGATCGGCCGCAGCCACGACCACGACACGTCCCTGCTGCAGCGCGCGGCGGCCCTCGTCGTCGGCGCCGCCACCGCGGCCCTGCTCGCAGCGGTCCTGGTCGCTGCCTTCGGCACCCAGACCGTCGCTATCCATGGAGGCACCAGCCAGCAGCTCGCCACCCAGTTGTTCGGCACCTGGGTGTGGCCCTTCGAGTTGCTGTCCGCCTTGCTGCTGGTCGCGCTCGTGGCCGCTCTCGCGTTGTCCCGCCTGCGGATTCGCACCCGCGCCGACGTCGAGGCGGGTCAGTCGTGA